From a region of the Kaistia sp. 32K genome:
- the pip gene encoding prolyl aminopeptidase, whose protein sequence is MPPDSSAQNRLQLFPPLEPYAVHRLKVSALHEIHVEECGNPDGKPVLMVHGGPGAGCGPNMRRYHDPAAYRIILFDQRGCGRSTPHAELRENTTWDLVGDMETIREHLGIERWQLFGGSWGSCLALAYAETHPERVSELVLRGIFTLRERELLWFYQEGASWLLPEAFEAYQAPIPPEERHDMINAYHRRLTSEDEAVRLKAARAWSMWEGNALSLLPDPLRVSAFGSPYYALAFARIEAHYFVNRGFFDRDDFILANARRLARIPGVIVHGRYDLCTPAAIAWDLSKVWPEADLRIVPDAGHAMSEPGNIHELIAATERFKARPA, encoded by the coding sequence ATGCCCCCCGATTCCTCCGCCCAGAACCGCCTGCAGCTCTTCCCGCCGCTCGAGCCCTATGCCGTGCACCGGCTCAAAGTTTCGGCGCTGCATGAGATCCATGTCGAGGAATGCGGCAATCCCGATGGCAAGCCGGTGCTGATGGTGCATGGCGGGCCGGGCGCCGGCTGCGGCCCCAACATGCGGCGCTATCACGATCCCGCCGCCTACCGGATCATCCTGTTCGACCAGCGCGGCTGCGGCCGCTCGACGCCGCATGCCGAGCTGCGCGAGAACACGACCTGGGACCTCGTCGGCGACATGGAGACGATCCGCGAGCATCTCGGCATCGAGCGATGGCAGCTGTTCGGCGGCTCCTGGGGCTCGTGCCTGGCGCTCGCCTATGCCGAAACGCATCCGGAGCGCGTCAGCGAGCTGGTGCTGCGCGGCATCTTCACGCTGCGCGAACGCGAATTGCTGTGGTTCTACCAGGAGGGCGCATCCTGGCTGCTGCCGGAGGCGTTCGAGGCCTACCAGGCGCCGATCCCGCCCGAGGAGCGGCACGACATGATCAACGCCTATCACAGGCGGCTGACCTCCGAGGACGAGGCCGTCCGTCTCAAGGCCGCCCGCGCCTGGAGCATGTGGGAGGGCAACGCGCTGTCGCTGCTGCCGGACCCCTTGCGGGTTTCGGCCTTCGGCTCGCCCTATTACGCACTCGCCTTCGCCCGGATCGAAGCCCACTACTTCGTCAACCGGGGCTTCTTCGACCGCGACGACTTCATCCTCGCCAATGCCCGGCGGCTCGCCAGGATCCCCGGCGTCATCGTGCATGGCCGCTACGACCTCTGCACGCCGGCGGCGATCGCCTGGGACCTGTCGAAGGTATGGCCCGAGGCGGATCTCCGCATCGTGCCGGATGCGGGCCACGCCATGTCGGAGCCCGGCAACATCCACGAGCTGATCGCGGCGACCGAGCGCTTCAAAGCCCGGCCGGCCTGA
- a CDS encoding TIGR02186 family protein, translated as MRRLAALLALALLSLGLPPARAEQLIVALSAEEVRITSNFTGTSITVFGAIERDAATVSRAEFYDVVVAIKGPPETVVTRQKDRFLGVWLNSASRTFVNIPSFYAINSSRPLSQVTTPQILKRFQIGADDMIFPVSADDGAETADSDDEFRKAFIRLKQQDGLFRSEAYGVTFPGNEIFQTAMRIPANVPVGRYVVNVYLFRDGALLATDQSEIRIAKMGFEQFTFDLAHNQGLLYGVICVILAVFTGWLAGVIFRRD; from the coding sequence GTGAGACGGCTGGCGGCCCTCCTCGCGCTCGCCCTGCTCTCGCTGGGGCTGCCGCCGGCGCGCGCCGAGCAGCTGATCGTCGCGCTCTCGGCCGAGGAGGTGCGGATCACCTCGAACTTCACCGGCACCAGCATCACCGTCTTCGGCGCCATCGAGCGCGACGCGGCAACGGTCTCGCGCGCCGAGTTCTATGATGTCGTGGTGGCGATCAAGGGCCCGCCCGAGACCGTGGTGACCCGCCAGAAGGACCGCTTTCTCGGCGTCTGGCTGAACAGCGCCTCGCGCACCTTCGTCAACATCCCGTCCTTCTACGCGATCAACTCGTCGCGCCCGCTTTCGCAGGTGACGACGCCACAGATCCTGAAGCGCTTCCAGATCGGCGCCGACGACATGATCTTCCCGGTCTCGGCCGACGACGGTGCGGAAACGGCCGACTCCGACGACGAGTTCCGCAAGGCCTTCATCCGGCTGAAACAGCAGGACGGCCTGTTCCGCAGCGAGGCCTATGGCGTCACCTTTCCCGGCAACGAGATCTTCCAGACCGCCATGCGCATTCCGGCCAACGTGCCGGTCGGGCGCTATGTCGTGAACGTCTACCTGTTCCGCGACGGCGCGCTGCTCGCCACGGACCAGTCGGAGATCCGCATCGCCAAGATGGGCTTCGAGCAGTTCACCTTCGACCTCGCCCACAATCAGGGCCTGCTCTATGGCGTGATCTGCGTGATCCTGGCGGTTTTCACCGGCTGGCTCGCCGGCGTCATCTTCCGCAGGGACTGA
- a CDS encoding SEL1-like repeat protein gives MFVRRQEPDGAERLAALSALVDNLSQQIDAIEGSSRRPAIRPDEPAAPPAPAPKPDNGRALLDGRIDALGRQLDDRQAERLSGIETKLAALASQLAAAKSDPAKLAPVQAPTVQAPVQQPASAASAPNRARTETLSSLQAAIAEISNRQQAIDRETSGAPNHFDAVAIEDAIAALRDDIALLGRRIQAEARRTDESGQTLKNELAARIQALADTRPPEAEAIDDLRRELAEVRQSVELAARETTLATIESGYGHIIERLDEIVRRAPGEDRFDRLAREIAQLATSIETSAPSRELETEVEDIRNAVASLTISRSDAVSATVERQVAGLHAAIDALASRPAPAIDLSGIEREIDSLRRDMDGHSRGADPLTMIRLEKQIAGIRTTIDEIDPRPAGLDSTALSRLEDRIDALAGRFDALAELPTLRAPVASDSFDGLRSEISQLREDFVAREPARLSAIEEQMQALVRRLDETTRPDDHHALAQLEAQVGALAEQVSAGSDTRAISRVEENLDRLQSLLGDSRQDTIEAARDAARATFQEFAGSLNGRTDDHLIQALREDMRALQMAADRSDRQTHETLEAVHNTLAKVVSRIAQLETEERSETARAHASATTSSLGAGLPEEHRPLAPGSGRPVLPPNAPVVTGAAPADRPGDRKADFIAAARRAAQAAQSESADALADDAKDGDRPSTFSRIGDALRSRKRPLVLAIAAIVLAIGAMQLTDPLTRQASKLLPTARSTATESTAPATTDPLATGSVPLKPAAPVAAPAKPAPNAMVAPNSEGSSALAFDPPAATDSRFAAIAPEAPPATSFSTTPDATKGMDLETAAAKGDAVAAFEMGRRLSEGGNGVPKDARLAADWYQRSAEAGLAIAQYRTGSLYERGEGVQRDLAAAQGWYEKASAQGNARATHNLAVLMSEGATGDPDYARAAEYFTQAANLGVADSQYNLGVLYARGLGVGVDLMQSYKWFALAAQQGDRDAGKRRDEVAKAMKPDALAAARASVQTFKAKPLDTTANSEPRLRPEWKTSPAQTSMRDVTKTATPRG, from the coding sequence GTGTTCGTGCGCCGGCAGGAACCGGATGGCGCCGAGCGCCTTGCCGCGCTCTCGGCCCTGGTCGACAATCTCTCCCAGCAGATCGATGCGATCGAGGGGTCCTCGCGACGGCCGGCGATCCGGCCGGACGAGCCCGCCGCTCCGCCTGCCCCCGCGCCGAAGCCCGATAACGGCCGCGCCCTCCTCGATGGCCGCATCGACGCGCTCGGGCGTCAGCTCGACGATCGCCAAGCCGAGCGGCTGAGCGGGATCGAGACCAAGCTCGCCGCGCTTGCCAGCCAGCTGGCGGCCGCCAAATCGGACCCGGCCAAGTTGGCCCCGGTCCAGGCGCCCACGGTCCAGGCTCCGGTCCAGCAGCCCGCTTCGGCCGCCAGCGCGCCGAACCGCGCCCGCACCGAGACGTTGAGCAGCCTGCAGGCGGCGATCGCCGAGATCTCCAACCGCCAGCAGGCGATCGACCGCGAGACCAGCGGCGCGCCCAATCATTTCGACGCCGTCGCGATCGAGGACGCCATCGCGGCGCTGCGCGACGACATCGCCCTGCTCGGTCGCCGCATCCAGGCCGAAGCGCGCCGCACGGACGAAAGCGGCCAGACGCTGAAGAACGAGCTCGCCGCCCGCATCCAGGCGCTGGCCGACACCCGGCCGCCGGAAGCCGAGGCGATCGACGACCTGCGCCGCGAGCTGGCGGAAGTTCGCCAGTCGGTCGAGCTCGCCGCCCGCGAGACGACGCTCGCCACCATCGAATCCGGCTACGGCCACATCATCGAGCGGCTGGACGAGATCGTCCGCCGCGCGCCGGGCGAGGATCGCTTCGACCGCCTGGCGCGGGAAATCGCGCAACTCGCCACTTCGATCGAGACGAGCGCGCCGTCGCGCGAGCTCGAGACCGAGGTCGAGGACATCCGCAACGCCGTCGCCTCGCTGACGATCTCCCGCTCGGACGCCGTCAGCGCCACGGTGGAGCGGCAGGTCGCCGGCCTGCACGCCGCGATCGACGCCCTCGCCTCTCGCCCGGCTCCGGCCATCGACCTTTCGGGCATCGAGCGCGAGATCGATTCGCTCCGGCGCGACATGGACGGCCATTCGCGCGGCGCCGATCCGCTGACGATGATCCGGCTGGAAAAGCAGATCGCCGGCATCCGCACGACCATCGACGAGATCGACCCGCGTCCGGCGGGCCTCGATTCGACCGCGCTCTCGCGGCTCGAGGACCGCATCGACGCACTGGCTGGCCGTTTCGACGCCCTCGCCGAGCTCCCGACACTCCGCGCACCGGTCGCCTCCGACTCCTTCGACGGCCTGCGCTCGGAAATCAGCCAGCTGCGCGAGGACTTTGTCGCGCGTGAGCCGGCCCGCCTGAGCGCGATCGAAGAGCAGATGCAGGCGCTCGTCCGCCGGCTCGACGAGACGACGCGGCCCGACGACCATCATGCGCTGGCGCAGCTCGAAGCGCAGGTCGGCGCGCTGGCCGAGCAGGTTTCGGCCGGCTCCGACACCCGCGCCATCTCCCGCGTCGAGGAAAACCTCGACCGGCTGCAAAGCCTGCTCGGCGACAGCCGCCAGGATACGATCGAAGCGGCGCGCGACGCCGCCCGCGCCACCTTCCAGGAATTCGCCGGCAGCCTGAACGGCCGGACGGACGATCATCTGATCCAGGCGCTGCGCGAAGACATGCGCGCCCTGCAGATGGCGGCCGACCGGTCGGATCGCCAGACGCACGAGACGCTCGAGGCCGTGCACAACACGCTGGCCAAGGTCGTGAGCCGCATCGCCCAGCTCGAGACCGAAGAGCGCTCCGAAACGGCGCGCGCGCATGCGTCCGCGACGACCTCCTCGCTCGGCGCGGGACTGCCGGAAGAGCATCGCCCGCTCGCTCCGGGCTCGGGCCGGCCCGTCCTGCCGCCCAACGCTCCGGTGGTGACCGGCGCTGCTCCGGCCGATCGCCCAGGCGACCGCAAGGCCGACTTCATCGCCGCCGCCCGCCGCGCCGCCCAGGCCGCGCAGTCGGAATCCGCCGACGCGCTTGCCGACGACGCCAAGGACGGCGACCGGCCGAGCACCTTCAGCCGCATCGGCGACGCACTGCGCTCGCGCAAGCGGCCGCTGGTGCTGGCGATCGCCGCCATCGTGCTGGCGATCGGCGCGATGCAGCTGACCGATCCGCTGACGCGCCAGGCTTCCAAGCTCCTCCCGACGGCCCGCAGCACGGCGACCGAGAGCACGGCGCCCGCGACGACCGATCCGCTCGCCACCGGCTCGGTTCCGCTGAAGCCGGCCGCCCCCGTCGCCGCGCCGGCGAAGCCGGCTCCCAATGCCATGGTGGCGCCGAACTCCGAGGGTTCCAGCGCGCTGGCCTTCGACCCGCCCGCCGCGACCGACAGCCGCTTCGCCGCGATCGCGCCGGAAGCCCCGCCGGCCACGAGCTTCAGCACGACCCCGGACGCCACCAAGGGCATGGACCTCGAGACGGCCGCCGCCAAGGGTGACGCCGTCGCTGCTTTCGAGATGGGACGCCGTCTCTCCGAGGGCGGCAACGGCGTGCCGAAGGATGCGCGCCTCGCGGCCGACTGGTATCAGCGTTCCGCCGAAGCCGGTCTCGCCATCGCGCAGTACCGCACGGGCAGCCTTTACGAGCGCGGCGAAGGCGTGCAGCGCGACCTCGCCGCCGCCCAGGGCTGGTACGAGAAGGCGAGCGCGCAGGGCAACGCCCGCGCCACCCACAATCTCGCCGTCCTGATGAGCGAGGGCGCCACCGGCGACCCCGACTACGCCCGCGCAGCGGAATATTTCACCCAGGCCGCCAATCTCGGCGTCGCCGACAGCCAGTACAATCTCGGCGTCCTCTATGCGCGCGGGCTCGGCGTCGGCGTCGACCTGATGCAGTCCTACAAGTGGTTCGCGCTGGCCGCCCAGCAGGGCGACCGCGACGCCGGCAAGCGCCGCGACGAAGTCGCCAAGGCGATGAAGCCGGACGCGCTCGCCGCCGCCCGCGCCTCGGTGCAGACCTTCAAGGCGAAGCCGCTCGACACCACCGCCAATTCGGAGCCGCGCCTCCGGCCGGAGTGGAAGACTTCGCCCGCGCAGACGAGCATGCGCGACGTGACGAAGACGGCCACGCCGCGCGGCTGA
- a CDS encoding MerR family DNA-binding transcriptional regulator, with the protein MSMAQLAGISREDLDSAGAPDGNKQTTFTIGDLSREFDVTLRTLRFYEDKALLNPRREGLNRIYSRRDRSRLKLVLMGKKVGFSLTEIKEMLDLYDLKDGQVLQMRLALRKFNEQIEVLERQKVDIEQALDELRRTVDVVAGLLRQKEAGAA; encoded by the coding sequence ATGAGCATGGCCCAACTTGCGGGGATTTCCCGTGAAGATCTCGACAGTGCCGGCGCCCCCGACGGCAACAAGCAGACCACCTTCACGATCGGCGATCTTTCGCGCGAGTTCGATGTCACCCTGAGGACGTTGCGTTTCTACGAGGACAAGGCGCTGCTCAATCCGCGCCGCGAAGGTCTGAACCGCATCTATTCCCGCCGCGACCGCTCGCGGCTGAAGCTGGTCCTGATGGGCAAGAAGGTCGGCTTCTCGCTGACCGAGATCAAGGAGATGCTCGATCTCTACGATCTGAAGGACGGTCAGGTGCTGCAGATGCGGCTGGCGCTGCGCAAGTTCAACGAGCAGATCGAAGTGCTCGAGCGCCAGAAGGTCGATATCGAGCAGGCGCTCGACGAACTCCGCCGCACCGTCGACGTGGTGGCGGGCCTGCTGCGCCAGAAGGAAGCCGGCGCCGCCTGA
- a CDS encoding DMT family transporter has protein sequence MSQTTLAKPSALGAPVAGAFWMILAGVAFAGVNTLEQVATVSLHLPAPTAAFLQYAIALVVVLPWAARRGLPSLRTRRPGLQALRVLLAAVGVQFWVLGLSHAVPIGQAIALVMTSPFVVTLGAGLFLGEKVSIERWLAVVVGFAGGLIILDPFSESFTTASLYPLAASVLWAGASLVQKKLLAEDSPEAVTAWLLLLLAPVNLLLALPTGIVLPSGDAWIAIIAVGVLTAAAQGFLALAYARADAAYVQPFDHVKLPLNVIAGWLVFGWIPPSHLWAGAALIVGASMFLLWRESRQQGAKTAYSASSS, from the coding sequence ATGAGTCAGACGACCCTCGCAAAGCCTTCCGCTCTCGGAGCGCCCGTTGCCGGCGCGTTCTGGATGATCCTCGCCGGCGTCGCCTTCGCCGGCGTCAATACGCTCGAACAGGTCGCCACCGTCAGCCTGCATCTGCCGGCGCCGACCGCCGCCTTCCTGCAATATGCGATCGCCCTCGTCGTCGTCCTGCCCTGGGCGGCGCGGCGCGGCCTGCCCTCGCTCCGGACCCGCCGCCCGGGCCTGCAGGCGCTGCGCGTCCTGCTCGCCGCCGTCGGCGTGCAGTTCTGGGTGCTCGGCCTCTCGCATGCCGTGCCGATCGGTCAGGCGATCGCCCTCGTCATGACCTCGCCCTTCGTCGTCACGCTCGGCGCCGGGCTATTCCTGGGCGAGAAGGTCTCGATCGAGCGCTGGCTCGCCGTCGTCGTCGGCTTCGCCGGCGGGCTGATCATCCTCGATCCCTTCTCGGAAAGCTTCACCACCGCCAGCCTCTATCCGCTGGCAGCCTCCGTGCTCTGGGCCGGCGCCTCGCTCGTGCAGAAGAAGCTGCTCGCCGAGGACAGCCCCGAGGCGGTGACCGCCTGGCTGCTGCTGCTGCTCGCGCCGGTCAATCTGCTGCTGGCGCTGCCCACGGGCATCGTCCTGCCGTCCGGCGACGCCTGGATCGCCATAATCGCCGTCGGCGTGCTCACCGCCGCGGCCCAGGGTTTTCTCGCGCTCGCCTATGCCCGCGCCGACGCCGCCTATGTGCAGCCCTTCGACCATGTGAAGCTGCCGCTCAACGTCATCGCCGGCTGGCTCGTGTTCGGCTGGATCCCGCCCAGCCATCTCTGGGCGGGCGCGGCGCTGATCGTCGGCGCCTCGATGTTCCTGCTCTGGCGCGAGAGCCGGCAGCAGGGCGCCAAGACCGCCTACTCCGCTTCGTCCTCGTAG
- a CDS encoding DUF6460 domain-containing protein translates to MNGLQRFMGGSPAQVLLRLIVISLVVGIVLSALGLSPYDIIQKAEQMVWRIWNMGFGAIEWIWKYFLLGAVIVVPVWIVIRLLNLGKGG, encoded by the coding sequence ATGAACGGCCTTCAACGCTTCATGGGCGGCTCGCCTGCCCAGGTTCTGCTTCGGCTGATCGTCATTTCGCTGGTCGTCGGCATCGTGCTCTCCGCGCTCGGACTGTCGCCCTACGACATCATCCAGAAGGCGGAGCAGATGGTCTGGCGCATCTGGAACATGGGCTTCGGCGCCATCGAGTGGATATGGAAGTATTTCCTGCTCGGCGCGGTGATCGTCGTCCCGGTCTGGATCGTCATCCGCCTCCTCAACCTGGGCAAGGGCGGCTGA
- a CDS encoding sulfite exporter TauE/SafE family protein — MQIYLPIAELPVNMFIIFGMGGAVGFLSGLFGVGGGFLLTPLLIFSGIPPAVAVASTTAQVVASSASAAITFWRRRMVDMKLAGVLVASGIVGSSIGVGLFSMLRRYGQLDLVIAICYVTFLGLVGGLMLTESIRAMINARKGRPAPLRRPGQHNWAHGLPFKMRFQRSKLYVSVIPVIAIGVGIGALGSLLGIGGGFILVPALIYLLRVPTNIVIGTSLIQMTGTMAVATVLQSTSNHTVDGVLALILMVGGVIGAQFGTRVGAYVRGDQLRAMLALLVLAVGVRFLVDLVHTPAELFSLATLTGDTR; from the coding sequence GTGCAGATCTACCTCCCCATAGCCGAACTGCCGGTGAACATGTTCATCATCTTCGGCATGGGCGGCGCCGTCGGCTTCCTGTCCGGCCTTTTCGGCGTCGGCGGCGGCTTCCTTTTGACACCGCTCCTGATCTTCTCCGGCATTCCGCCCGCCGTCGCGGTCGCGAGCACGACGGCGCAGGTCGTCGCCTCCTCCGCTTCCGCCGCCATCACCTTCTGGCGCCGCAGGATGGTCGACATGAAGCTCGCCGGGGTGCTGGTGGCGTCCGGCATCGTCGGCTCGTCGATCGGCGTCGGGCTGTTCAGCATGCTCCGCCGCTATGGCCAGCTCGATCTGGTCATCGCCATCTGCTACGTGACCTTCCTCGGCCTCGTCGGCGGCCTGATGCTGACGGAATCGATCCGCGCCATGATCAATGCGCGGAAGGGCCGGCCGGCGCCGTTGCGCAGGCCCGGCCAGCACAACTGGGCGCACGGCCTGCCCTTCAAGATGCGCTTCCAGCGCTCGAAGCTCTATGTCAGCGTCATCCCGGTCATCGCCATCGGCGTCGGCATCGGCGCGCTCGGATCGCTGCTCGGCATTGGCGGCGGCTTCATCCTGGTGCCGGCGCTGATCTACCTGCTGCGCGTTCCCACCAACATCGTCATCGGCACCTCGCTGATCCAGATGACCGGCACGATGGCGGTCGCGACCGTGCTGCAATCGACCAGCAACCACACGGTCGACGGCGTGCTCGCCCTGATCCTGATGGTCGGCGGCGTCATCGGCGCGCAGTTCGGAACGCGGGTCGGCGCCTATGTCCGCGGCGACCAGCTGCGCGCCATGCTGGCGCTGCTGGTGCTGGCCGTCGGCGTCCGCTTCCTCGTCGATCTCGTCCACACGCCGGCCGAGCTGTTCTCGCTGGCGACGCTGACGGGCGACACAAGGTGA
- a CDS encoding ligase-associated DNA damage response exonuclease, whose amino-acid sequence MRPFDLLSPVPEGLYCPLGGFHIDPVRPVARALITHGHSDHARPGHGAVMATRETLRIMAERYGPDFAGSETVARFGEAVTIGDVTVQFHPAGHVLGSAQIAVEAKGMRIVASGDYKRRRDPTCAPFEPVKCDVFITEATFGLPVFRHPDDGHEIGKLLASLDAFPERAHLVGAYALGKAQRVIKRLREEGYDRTIYIHGALERLCRLYQEEGIDLGPLEAATVEGGRKSNGGVDFAGAIVVGPPSAFADRWARRFPDPVSCFASGWMSIRQRAKQRGVELPLIISDHCDWAELTQTIAEIVPAEVWVTHGREEALVRWCELAGIRARPLHMVGYEDEAE is encoded by the coding sequence ATGCGTCCATTCGACCTGCTGTCCCCCGTTCCGGAAGGCCTCTATTGCCCGCTCGGCGGCTTTCACATCGATCCCGTGCGGCCGGTGGCGCGGGCGCTGATCACCCATGGCCATTCCGACCACGCGCGGCCAGGCCACGGCGCCGTGATGGCGACGCGCGAGACGCTCCGGATCATGGCGGAACGGTATGGCCCGGATTTCGCCGGCAGCGAGACGGTGGCGCGCTTCGGCGAGGCGGTCACGATCGGCGACGTTACCGTGCAGTTTCATCCGGCCGGTCATGTGCTGGGCTCGGCGCAGATCGCCGTCGAGGCGAAGGGAATGCGCATCGTCGCGTCCGGCGATTACAAGCGCCGGCGCGACCCCACCTGCGCGCCGTTCGAGCCGGTCAAATGCGACGTCTTCATCACCGAGGCGACCTTTGGCCTGCCGGTGTTCCGCCATCCCGATGATGGTCACGAGATCGGCAAGCTGCTCGCCTCGCTCGACGCCTTTCCGGAGCGGGCGCATCTCGTCGGCGCCTATGCGCTCGGCAAGGCGCAGCGGGTGATCAAGCGGCTGCGCGAGGAAGGCTACGACCGGACGATCTATATCCACGGCGCGCTGGAGCGGCTCTGCCGGCTCTATCAGGAAGAGGGCATCGACCTCGGCCCGCTGGAGGCGGCGACCGTCGAGGGCGGGCGCAAATCGAATGGCGGCGTTGATTTCGCCGGCGCCATCGTTGTCGGGCCGCCCTCCGCCTTCGCCGATCGTTGGGCGCGGCGGTTTCCCGATCCCGTCTCTTGCTTCGCATCGGGCTGGATGTCGATCCGCCAGCGCGCCAAGCAGCGCGGCGTCGAGCTGCCGCTGATCATCTCGGATCACTGCGACTGGGCCGAGCTGACCCAGACCATCGCCGAGATTGTTCCCGCCGAGGTCTGGGTCACGCATGGCCGCGAGGAGGCGCTGGTGCGCTGGTGCGAGCTGGCCGGGATCCGCGCCCGGCCGCTGCACATGGTCGGCTACGAGGACGAAGCGGAGTAG
- a CDS encoding cisplatin damage response ATP-dependent DNA ligase, with the protein MQAFAALLDRLILTPSRNAKLRLMAEYFRETPDPDRGWALAALTGSLDVPAVKPAMLRALVAERIDEVLFAYSYDYVGDLAETIALVWDEGAVPVPLSPTLPHKVGEGAPAGVLDVSMDESLKPSPLVGEGWVGGTTSTPQASLKTNLPSLSAIVETLLASSRADGPRRVAAFLDALDAEGRWALLKLVTGGLRIGVSARLAKQALADFGAEKVEGLQVNEIEELWHGLKPPYLPLFAWLEGRAEKPVSSARAPFRPVMLAQPLEEADLPRIVPEIYAAEWKWDGIRVQAVSDQGVRRLYTRTGEDIGDTFPDMLEALDFKGAIDGELLVGRREGEVIEPGSFSELQQRLNRKTVSGKLIASHPAFIRAYDCLVDGEDDVRALPFRVRRERLENLVAGSLAGRIDLSPLVAYETTDDLMEKRSQPPAPIIEGLMLKRWDSVYEPGRPKGPWFKWKRDPYTVDAVLMYAQRGHGKRSSFYSDYTFGVWKAGEGGDELVPVGKAYFGFTDEELVEIDRFVRRNTLNRFGPVREVTHTAATGLVLEVAFEGLNRSTRHKSGVAMRFPRISRLRWDKPPAEADRIETLEALLGPDAG; encoded by the coding sequence ATGCAGGCCTTCGCCGCCCTTCTCGACCGCCTGATCCTGACGCCGTCGCGCAACGCCAAGCTGCGGCTGATGGCGGAGTATTTTCGCGAGACCCCGGATCCCGATCGCGGCTGGGCGCTGGCGGCGCTGACCGGCTCCCTCGACGTCCCCGCCGTCAAGCCGGCGATGCTGCGCGCGCTGGTCGCCGAACGCATCGACGAGGTGCTGTTCGCCTATTCCTACGACTATGTCGGCGACCTCGCCGAGACGATCGCTCTGGTCTGGGACGAGGGAGCGGTGCCGGTACCCCTCTCTCCAACTCTCCCCCACAAGGTGGGAGAGGGCGCGCCGGCGGGTGTTCTCGACGTTTCCATGGACGAAAGCCTAAAGCCCTCCCCCCTTGTGGGGGAGGGTTGGGTGGGGGGTACCACCTCGACTCCTCAAGCCTCTCTCAAGACAAACCTCCCCTCGCTCTCCGCCATCGTCGAGACGCTGCTCGCCTCGTCGCGCGCCGACGGGCCGAGACGCGTCGCCGCCTTTCTCGATGCGCTCGATGCCGAGGGACGCTGGGCGCTGCTGAAGCTCGTCACCGGCGGCCTGCGCATCGGCGTCTCGGCGCGGCTTGCCAAGCAGGCGCTGGCCGATTTCGGCGCCGAAAAGGTCGAAGGGCTGCAGGTCAACGAGATCGAGGAGCTCTGGCACGGCCTCAAGCCGCCTTATCTGCCGCTGTTCGCCTGGCTGGAGGGGCGGGCGGAGAAGCCGGTTTCGTCGGCGCGGGCGCCGTTCCGGCCGGTGATGCTGGCGCAGCCGCTGGAGGAAGCGGACCTGCCTCGCATCGTTCCCGAGATCTATGCGGCGGAGTGGAAATGGGACGGCATCCGGGTGCAAGCGGTGTCGGACCAGGGCGTGCGCCGGCTTTATACGCGCACCGGCGAGGATATCGGCGACACCTTTCCCGACATGCTGGAGGCGCTCGACTTCAAGGGCGCCATCGACGGCGAACTGCTGGTCGGTCGCCGCGAGGGCGAGGTGATTGAGCCGGGCTCGTTCTCCGAGCTGCAGCAGCGCCTCAATCGCAAGACCGTCTCCGGCAAGCTCATCGCCAGCCATCCTGCCTTCATCCGCGCCTATGATTGCCTCGTCGACGGCGAGGACGATGTCCGCGCGCTGCCGTTCCGGGTTCGGCGGGAGCGGTTGGAAAATCTCGTCGCCGGCTCGCTGGCGGGTCGCATCGACCTGTCGCCGCTCGTTGCCTACGAGACGACTGACGATCTCATGGAAAAGCGCAGCCAGCCGCCGGCGCCCATCATCGAGGGGCTGATGCTGAAGCGCTGGGATTCGGTCTACGAGCCCGGCCGGCCGAAGGGGCCATGGTTCAAGTGGAAGCGCGACCCGTACACGGTCGACGCCGTGCTGATGTATGCGCAGCGCGGCCACGGCAAGCGCTCGTCCTTCTATTCCGACTACACCTTCGGCGTCTGGAAGGCGGGCGAGGGCGGTGACGAGCTGGTGCCGGTGGGAAAAGCCTATTTCGGCTTCACCGACGAGGAACTGGTCGAGATCGACCGTTTCGTCCGCCGCAACACGCTGAACCGCTTCGGCCCCGTGCGCGAGGTGACGCATACCGCGGCGACCGGCCTGGTGCTGGAAGTGGCGTTCGAGGGGCTGAACCGTTCGACGCGGCACAAATCCGGCGTCGCCATGCGCTTTCCCCGCATCAGCCGCCTGCGCTGGGACAAGCCGCCGGCCGAGGCCGACCGGATCGAGACGTTGGAGGCGCTGCTCGGCCCGGACGCGGGATGA